Proteins encoded together in one Columba livia isolate bColLiv1 breed racing homer chromosome 3, bColLiv1.pat.W.v2, whole genome shotgun sequence window:
- the CNKSR3 gene encoding connector enhancer of kinase suppressor of ras 3 isoform X9, producing the protein MEPVTRWSPKQVVDWTKGLDDCLQQYVHKFEREKINGEQLLQISHQDLEDLGISRIGHQELVLEAVDLLCALNYGLETDNMKNLVLKLRASSNNLQNYISSRRKSSNYDGNTSRKPPNEFLTSVVELIGAAKALLAWLDRAPFTGIADFSSMKNRIIQLCLDLTTTVQKDCTVADMEDKVQAVAKTLNGICDKAIRSTTDPLMSQCACLEEVHLTNIKPGEGLGMYIKSTYDGLHVITGTTENSPADRSQKIHAGDEVIQVNRQTVVGWQLKNLVAKLRENPAGVRLLLKKRPTGSFHFTPAPLKNLRWKPPLVQTSPLPTSTQSPESTMDTSLKKEKPAILDLYIPPPPAVPYSPRDEKGSFVYGGGNKSGQPLPGSKGAESPNSFLDQESRRRRFTIADSDRLPGYPTEANIVSAKMREKTQSYGKPRPLSMPADGSWIGAAEPFSRPRASGRKGEEVLCRYFSNERIPPVIEENPTTQHPLSRPVSDKHLVRGTDYIRGSRCFMNTDLHNSATIPFQEEGAKKSSVTSSTKSSSAEPSLLVSWITRLKLLTH; encoded by the exons GCCTGGATGATTGCCTGCAGCAGTATGTCCATAAATTCGAACGGGAGAAGATAAATGGTGAACAACTGTTGCAGATTTCTCACCAGGACCTTGAAGACTTGGGTATCTCACGGATTGGACACCAGGAACTGGTTCTGGAGGCTGTGGATCTCCTGTGTGCTCTG AACTATGGCCTTGAAACAGACAATATGAAGAACCTGGTTCTCAAGCTGCGAGCATCATCCAACAATCTGCAAAATTACATCAGTAGCCGTAGGAAAAGTTCAAATTATGATGGAAATACCTCTCGCAAACCCCCCAATGAATTCCTTACTTCTGTGGTAGAGCTTATTGGAGCTGCTAAAGCCTTACTTGCATGGTTGGACAG GGCCCCGTTTACAGGTATTGCTGACTTTTCATCAATGAAGAACAGAATAATTCAGCTCTGCTTGGATCTCACTACTACTGTTCAGAAG gacTGCACTGTTGCTGACATGGAAGATAAAGTTCAGGCTGTA GCCAAGACTTTAAATGGCATTTGTGATAAAGCTATCCGATCAACTACGGATCCGTTGATGAGCCAGTGTGCATGTCTGGAGGAGGTTCATTTAACCAACATTAAACCTGGGGAAGGCCTG GGAATGTACATCAAATCAACTTATGATGGATTACATGTAATTACTGGAACTACAGAAAAT tCCCCTGCTGATCGATCTCAAAAGATTCATGCTGGTGATGAAGTGATCCAAGTCAATCGTCAGACTGTG GTTGGATGGCAATTAAAAAACCTTGTGGCAAAGTTGCGAGAGAATCCTGCTGGCGTTAGGCTGCTTCTTAAGAAACGTCCTACTGGCTCCTTCCATTTCACACCCGCTCCACTGAAGAACCTGCGTTGGAAACCACCCTTGGTGCAG ACCAGCCCTTTGCCAACTTCAACCCAGTCACCAGAAAGCACCATGGATACCTCACTGAAAAAAGAGAAGCCAGCCATTTTGGATCTGTACATACCACCTCCACCAGCTGTTCCGTATTCCCCTCG AGATGAAAAAGGGAGTTTTGTATATGGAGGAGGCAACAAATCCGGTCAGCCCCTACCTGGGTCCAAGGGTGCCGAGTCTCCCAATTCTTTTCTGGATCAGGAGAGTCGAAGGCGAAGGTTTACTATTGCTGATTCGGATCGGTTGCCTGGGTATCCCACGGAAGCAAATATCGTATCAGCCAAGATGAGGGAAAAAACACAGTCTTATG GAAAACCCCGTCCTTTGTCAATGCCTGCTGATGGAAGCTGGATAGGAGCTGCAGAACCCTTCTCTAGGCCACGAGCATCAGGGAGAAAAG GTGAAGAAGTCCTCTGCAGGTACTTCAGTAATGAAAGGATACCCCCAGTCATTGAAGAAAACCCCACCACACAACACCCCCTCTCAAGACCAGTGTCTGACAAGCACTTAGTGAGGGGAACGGATTATATTCGAGGCAGCAGGTGTTTTATGAATACAGACCTCCACAACAGTGCAACAATTCCTTTTCAAGAGGAGGGTGCTAAAAAATCCTCTGTTACATCGTCCACAAAATCTTCTTCTGCAGAGCCCTCGCTGCTGGTCAGCTGGATCACGAGACTGAAATTGTTGACTCATTGA
- the CNKSR3 gene encoding connector enhancer of kinase suppressor of ras 3 isoform X1, translated as MCPVPAVGDPAVLAVLGFFFEGLDDCLQQYVHKFEREKINGEQLLQISHQDLEDLGISRIGHQELVLEAVDLLCALNYGLETDNMKNLVLKLRASSNNLQNYISSRRKSSNYDGNTSRKPPNEFLTSVVELIGAAKALLAWLDRAPFTGIADFSSMKNRIIQLCLDLTTTVQKDCTVADMEDKVQAVAKTLNGICDKAIRSTTDPLMSQCACLEEVHLTNIKPGEGLGMYIKSTYDGLHVITGTTENSPADRSQKIHAGDEVIQVNRQTVVGWQLKNLVAKLRENPAGVRLLLKKRPTGSFHFTPAPLKNLRWKPPLVQVRGCRLNCSVKMGMPWLQLEKEKYQKFSQTSPLPTSTQSPESTMDTSLKKEKPAILDLYIPPPPAVPYSPRDEKGSFVYGGGNKSGQPLPGSKGAESPNSFLDQESRRRRFTIADSDRLPGYPTEANIVSAKMREKTQSYGKPRPLSMPADGSWIGAAEPFSRPRASGRKGKVLGEEVLCRYFSNERIPPVIEENPTTQHPLSRPVSDKHLVRGTDYIRGSRCFMNTDLHNSATIPFQEEGAKKSSVTSSTKSSSAEPSLLVSWITRLKLLTH; from the exons GCCTGGATGATTGCCTGCAGCAGTATGTCCATAAATTCGAACGGGAGAAGATAAATGGTGAACAACTGTTGCAGATTTCTCACCAGGACCTTGAAGACTTGGGTATCTCACGGATTGGACACCAGGAACTGGTTCTGGAGGCTGTGGATCTCCTGTGTGCTCTG AACTATGGCCTTGAAACAGACAATATGAAGAACCTGGTTCTCAAGCTGCGAGCATCATCCAACAATCTGCAAAATTACATCAGTAGCCGTAGGAAAAGTTCAAATTATGATGGAAATACCTCTCGCAAACCCCCCAATGAATTCCTTACTTCTGTGGTAGAGCTTATTGGAGCTGCTAAAGCCTTACTTGCATGGTTGGACAG GGCCCCGTTTACAGGTATTGCTGACTTTTCATCAATGAAGAACAGAATAATTCAGCTCTGCTTGGATCTCACTACTACTGTTCAGAAG gacTGCACTGTTGCTGACATGGAAGATAAAGTTCAGGCTGTA GCCAAGACTTTAAATGGCATTTGTGATAAAGCTATCCGATCAACTACGGATCCGTTGATGAGCCAGTGTGCATGTCTGGAGGAGGTTCATTTAACCAACATTAAACCTGGGGAAGGCCTG GGAATGTACATCAAATCAACTTATGATGGATTACATGTAATTACTGGAACTACAGAAAAT tCCCCTGCTGATCGATCTCAAAAGATTCATGCTGGTGATGAAGTGATCCAAGTCAATCGTCAGACTGTG GTTGGATGGCAATTAAAAAACCTTGTGGCAAAGTTGCGAGAGAATCCTGCTGGCGTTAGGCTGCTTCTTAAGAAACGTCCTACTGGCTCCTTCCATTTCACACCCGCTCCACTGAAGAACCTGCGTTGGAAACCACCCTTGGTGCAGGTGAGAGGCTGCCGGCTCAACTGTTCTGTCAAGATGGGAATGCCTTGGTTGCAacttgaaaaagagaaataccAGAAATTCTCCCAG ACCAGCCCTTTGCCAACTTCAACCCAGTCACCAGAAAGCACCATGGATACCTCACTGAAAAAAGAGAAGCCAGCCATTTTGGATCTGTACATACCACCTCCACCAGCTGTTCCGTATTCCCCTCG AGATGAAAAAGGGAGTTTTGTATATGGAGGAGGCAACAAATCCGGTCAGCCCCTACCTGGGTCCAAGGGTGCCGAGTCTCCCAATTCTTTTCTGGATCAGGAGAGTCGAAGGCGAAGGTTTACTATTGCTGATTCGGATCGGTTGCCTGGGTATCCCACGGAAGCAAATATCGTATCAGCCAAGATGAGGGAAAAAACACAGTCTTATG GAAAACCCCGTCCTTTGTCAATGCCTGCTGATGGAAGCTGGATAGGAGCTGCAGAACCCTTCTCTAGGCCACGAGCATCAGGGAGAAAAGGCAAGGTTCTAG GTGAAGAAGTCCTCTGCAGGTACTTCAGTAATGAAAGGATACCCCCAGTCATTGAAGAAAACCCCACCACACAACACCCCCTCTCAAGACCAGTGTCTGACAAGCACTTAGTGAGGGGAACGGATTATATTCGAGGCAGCAGGTGTTTTATGAATACAGACCTCCACAACAGTGCAACAATTCCTTTTCAAGAGGAGGGTGCTAAAAAATCCTCTGTTACATCGTCCACAAAATCTTCTTCTGCAGAGCCCTCGCTGCTGGTCAGCTGGATCACGAGACTGAAATTGTTGACTCATTGA
- the CNKSR3 gene encoding connector enhancer of kinase suppressor of ras 3 isoform X2, producing MCPVPAVGDPAVLAVLGFFFEGLDDCLQQYVHKFEREKINGEQLLQISHQDLEDLGISRIGHQELVLEAVDLLCALNYGLETDNMKNLVLKLRASSNNLQNYISSRRKSSNYDGNTSRKPPNEFLTSVVELIGAAKALLAWLDRAPFTGIADFSSMKNRIIQLCLDLTTTVQKDCTVADMEDKVQAVAKTLNGICDKAIRSTTDPLMSQCACLEEVHLTNIKPGEGLGMYIKSTYDGLHVITGTTENSPADRSQKIHAGDEVIQVNRQTVVGWQLKNLVAKLRENPAGVRLLLKKRPTGSFHFTPAPLKNLRWKPPLVQVRGCRLNCSVKMGMPWLQLEKEKYQKFSQTSPLPTSTQSPESTMDTSLKKEKPAILDLYIPPPPAVPYSPRDEKGSFVYGGGNKSGQPLPGSKGAESPNSFLDQESRRRRFTIADSDRLPGYPTEANIVSAKMREKTQSYGKPRPLSMPADGSWIGAAEPFSRPRASGRKGEEVLCRYFSNERIPPVIEENPTTQHPLSRPVSDKHLVRGTDYIRGSRCFMNTDLHNSATIPFQEEGAKKSSVTSSTKSSSAEPSLLVSWITRLKLLTH from the exons GCCTGGATGATTGCCTGCAGCAGTATGTCCATAAATTCGAACGGGAGAAGATAAATGGTGAACAACTGTTGCAGATTTCTCACCAGGACCTTGAAGACTTGGGTATCTCACGGATTGGACACCAGGAACTGGTTCTGGAGGCTGTGGATCTCCTGTGTGCTCTG AACTATGGCCTTGAAACAGACAATATGAAGAACCTGGTTCTCAAGCTGCGAGCATCATCCAACAATCTGCAAAATTACATCAGTAGCCGTAGGAAAAGTTCAAATTATGATGGAAATACCTCTCGCAAACCCCCCAATGAATTCCTTACTTCTGTGGTAGAGCTTATTGGAGCTGCTAAAGCCTTACTTGCATGGTTGGACAG GGCCCCGTTTACAGGTATTGCTGACTTTTCATCAATGAAGAACAGAATAATTCAGCTCTGCTTGGATCTCACTACTACTGTTCAGAAG gacTGCACTGTTGCTGACATGGAAGATAAAGTTCAGGCTGTA GCCAAGACTTTAAATGGCATTTGTGATAAAGCTATCCGATCAACTACGGATCCGTTGATGAGCCAGTGTGCATGTCTGGAGGAGGTTCATTTAACCAACATTAAACCTGGGGAAGGCCTG GGAATGTACATCAAATCAACTTATGATGGATTACATGTAATTACTGGAACTACAGAAAAT tCCCCTGCTGATCGATCTCAAAAGATTCATGCTGGTGATGAAGTGATCCAAGTCAATCGTCAGACTGTG GTTGGATGGCAATTAAAAAACCTTGTGGCAAAGTTGCGAGAGAATCCTGCTGGCGTTAGGCTGCTTCTTAAGAAACGTCCTACTGGCTCCTTCCATTTCACACCCGCTCCACTGAAGAACCTGCGTTGGAAACCACCCTTGGTGCAGGTGAGAGGCTGCCGGCTCAACTGTTCTGTCAAGATGGGAATGCCTTGGTTGCAacttgaaaaagagaaataccAGAAATTCTCCCAG ACCAGCCCTTTGCCAACTTCAACCCAGTCACCAGAAAGCACCATGGATACCTCACTGAAAAAAGAGAAGCCAGCCATTTTGGATCTGTACATACCACCTCCACCAGCTGTTCCGTATTCCCCTCG AGATGAAAAAGGGAGTTTTGTATATGGAGGAGGCAACAAATCCGGTCAGCCCCTACCTGGGTCCAAGGGTGCCGAGTCTCCCAATTCTTTTCTGGATCAGGAGAGTCGAAGGCGAAGGTTTACTATTGCTGATTCGGATCGGTTGCCTGGGTATCCCACGGAAGCAAATATCGTATCAGCCAAGATGAGGGAAAAAACACAGTCTTATG GAAAACCCCGTCCTTTGTCAATGCCTGCTGATGGAAGCTGGATAGGAGCTGCAGAACCCTTCTCTAGGCCACGAGCATCAGGGAGAAAAG GTGAAGAAGTCCTCTGCAGGTACTTCAGTAATGAAAGGATACCCCCAGTCATTGAAGAAAACCCCACCACACAACACCCCCTCTCAAGACCAGTGTCTGACAAGCACTTAGTGAGGGGAACGGATTATATTCGAGGCAGCAGGTGTTTTATGAATACAGACCTCCACAACAGTGCAACAATTCCTTTTCAAGAGGAGGGTGCTAAAAAATCCTCTGTTACATCGTCCACAAAATCTTCTTCTGCAGAGCCCTCGCTGCTGGTCAGCTGGATCACGAGACTGAAATTGTTGACTCATTGA
- the CNKSR3 gene encoding connector enhancer of kinase suppressor of ras 3 isoform X11 — protein MKNLVLKLRASSNNLQNYISSRRKSSNYDGNTSRKPPNEFLTSVVELIGAAKALLAWLDRAPFTGIADFSSMKNRIIQLCLDLTTTVQKDCTVADMEDKVQAVAKTLNGICDKAIRSTTDPLMSQCACLEEVHLTNIKPGEGLGMYIKSTYDGLHVITGTTENSPADRSQKIHAGDEVIQVNRQTVVGWQLKNLVAKLRENPAGVRLLLKKRPTGSFHFTPAPLKNLRWKPPLVQTSPLPTSTQSPESTMDTSLKKEKPAILDLYIPPPPAVPYSPRDEKGSFVYGGGNKSGQPLPGSKGAESPNSFLDQESRRRRFTIADSDRLPGYPTEANIVSAKMREKTQSYGKPRPLSMPADGSWIGAAEPFSRPRASGRKGEEVLCRYFSNERIPPVIEENPTTQHPLSRPVSDKHLVRGTDYIRGSRCFMNTDLHNSATIPFQEEGAKKSSVTSSTKSSSAEPSLLVSWITRLKLLTH, from the exons ATGAAGAACCTGGTTCTCAAGCTGCGAGCATCATCCAACAATCTGCAAAATTACATCAGTAGCCGTAGGAAAAGTTCAAATTATGATGGAAATACCTCTCGCAAACCCCCCAATGAATTCCTTACTTCTGTGGTAGAGCTTATTGGAGCTGCTAAAGCCTTACTTGCATGGTTGGACAG GGCCCCGTTTACAGGTATTGCTGACTTTTCATCAATGAAGAACAGAATAATTCAGCTCTGCTTGGATCTCACTACTACTGTTCAGAAG gacTGCACTGTTGCTGACATGGAAGATAAAGTTCAGGCTGTA GCCAAGACTTTAAATGGCATTTGTGATAAAGCTATCCGATCAACTACGGATCCGTTGATGAGCCAGTGTGCATGTCTGGAGGAGGTTCATTTAACCAACATTAAACCTGGGGAAGGCCTG GGAATGTACATCAAATCAACTTATGATGGATTACATGTAATTACTGGAACTACAGAAAAT tCCCCTGCTGATCGATCTCAAAAGATTCATGCTGGTGATGAAGTGATCCAAGTCAATCGTCAGACTGTG GTTGGATGGCAATTAAAAAACCTTGTGGCAAAGTTGCGAGAGAATCCTGCTGGCGTTAGGCTGCTTCTTAAGAAACGTCCTACTGGCTCCTTCCATTTCACACCCGCTCCACTGAAGAACCTGCGTTGGAAACCACCCTTGGTGCAG ACCAGCCCTTTGCCAACTTCAACCCAGTCACCAGAAAGCACCATGGATACCTCACTGAAAAAAGAGAAGCCAGCCATTTTGGATCTGTACATACCACCTCCACCAGCTGTTCCGTATTCCCCTCG AGATGAAAAAGGGAGTTTTGTATATGGAGGAGGCAACAAATCCGGTCAGCCCCTACCTGGGTCCAAGGGTGCCGAGTCTCCCAATTCTTTTCTGGATCAGGAGAGTCGAAGGCGAAGGTTTACTATTGCTGATTCGGATCGGTTGCCTGGGTATCCCACGGAAGCAAATATCGTATCAGCCAAGATGAGGGAAAAAACACAGTCTTATG GAAAACCCCGTCCTTTGTCAATGCCTGCTGATGGAAGCTGGATAGGAGCTGCAGAACCCTTCTCTAGGCCACGAGCATCAGGGAGAAAAG GTGAAGAAGTCCTCTGCAGGTACTTCAGTAATGAAAGGATACCCCCAGTCATTGAAGAAAACCCCACCACACAACACCCCCTCTCAAGACCAGTGTCTGACAAGCACTTAGTGAGGGGAACGGATTATATTCGAGGCAGCAGGTGTTTTATGAATACAGACCTCCACAACAGTGCAACAATTCCTTTTCAAGAGGAGGGTGCTAAAAAATCCTCTGTTACATCGTCCACAAAATCTTCTTCTGCAGAGCCCTCGCTGCTGGTCAGCTGGATCACGAGACTGAAATTGTTGACTCATTGA
- the CNKSR3 gene encoding connector enhancer of kinase suppressor of ras 3 isoform X10 — protein MKNLVLKLRASSNNLQNYISSRRKSSNYDGNTSRKPPNEFLTSVVELIGAAKALLAWLDRAPFTGIADFSSMKNRIIQLCLDLTTTVQKDCTVADMEDKVQAVAKTLNGICDKAIRSTTDPLMSQCACLEEVHLTNIKPGEGLGMYIKSTYDGLHVITGTTENSPADRSQKIHAGDEVIQVNRQTVVGWQLKNLVAKLRENPAGVRLLLKKRPTGSFHFTPAPLKNLRWKPPLVQVRGCRLNCSVKMGMPWLQLEKEKYQKFSQTSPLPTSTQSPESTMDTSLKKEKPAILDLYIPPPPAVPYSPRDEKGSFVYGGGNKSGQPLPGSKGAESPNSFLDQESRRRRFTIADSDRLPGYPTEANIVSAKMREKTQSYGKPRPLSMPADGSWIGAAEPFSRPRASGRKGKVLGEEVLCRYFSNERIPPVIEENPTTQHPLSRPVSDKHLVRGTDYIRGSRCFMNTDLHNSATIPFQEEGAKKSSVTSSTKSSSAEPSLLVSWITRLKLLTH, from the exons ATGAAGAACCTGGTTCTCAAGCTGCGAGCATCATCCAACAATCTGCAAAATTACATCAGTAGCCGTAGGAAAAGTTCAAATTATGATGGAAATACCTCTCGCAAACCCCCCAATGAATTCCTTACTTCTGTGGTAGAGCTTATTGGAGCTGCTAAAGCCTTACTTGCATGGTTGGACAG GGCCCCGTTTACAGGTATTGCTGACTTTTCATCAATGAAGAACAGAATAATTCAGCTCTGCTTGGATCTCACTACTACTGTTCAGAAG gacTGCACTGTTGCTGACATGGAAGATAAAGTTCAGGCTGTA GCCAAGACTTTAAATGGCATTTGTGATAAAGCTATCCGATCAACTACGGATCCGTTGATGAGCCAGTGTGCATGTCTGGAGGAGGTTCATTTAACCAACATTAAACCTGGGGAAGGCCTG GGAATGTACATCAAATCAACTTATGATGGATTACATGTAATTACTGGAACTACAGAAAAT tCCCCTGCTGATCGATCTCAAAAGATTCATGCTGGTGATGAAGTGATCCAAGTCAATCGTCAGACTGTG GTTGGATGGCAATTAAAAAACCTTGTGGCAAAGTTGCGAGAGAATCCTGCTGGCGTTAGGCTGCTTCTTAAGAAACGTCCTACTGGCTCCTTCCATTTCACACCCGCTCCACTGAAGAACCTGCGTTGGAAACCACCCTTGGTGCAGGTGAGAGGCTGCCGGCTCAACTGTTCTGTCAAGATGGGAATGCCTTGGTTGCAacttgaaaaagagaaataccAGAAATTCTCCCAG ACCAGCCCTTTGCCAACTTCAACCCAGTCACCAGAAAGCACCATGGATACCTCACTGAAAAAAGAGAAGCCAGCCATTTTGGATCTGTACATACCACCTCCACCAGCTGTTCCGTATTCCCCTCG AGATGAAAAAGGGAGTTTTGTATATGGAGGAGGCAACAAATCCGGTCAGCCCCTACCTGGGTCCAAGGGTGCCGAGTCTCCCAATTCTTTTCTGGATCAGGAGAGTCGAAGGCGAAGGTTTACTATTGCTGATTCGGATCGGTTGCCTGGGTATCCCACGGAAGCAAATATCGTATCAGCCAAGATGAGGGAAAAAACACAGTCTTATG GAAAACCCCGTCCTTTGTCAATGCCTGCTGATGGAAGCTGGATAGGAGCTGCAGAACCCTTCTCTAGGCCACGAGCATCAGGGAGAAAAGGCAAGGTTCTAG GTGAAGAAGTCCTCTGCAGGTACTTCAGTAATGAAAGGATACCCCCAGTCATTGAAGAAAACCCCACCACACAACACCCCCTCTCAAGACCAGTGTCTGACAAGCACTTAGTGAGGGGAACGGATTATATTCGAGGCAGCAGGTGTTTTATGAATACAGACCTCCACAACAGTGCAACAATTCCTTTTCAAGAGGAGGGTGCTAAAAAATCCTCTGTTACATCGTCCACAAAATCTTCTTCTGCAGAGCCCTCGCTGCTGGTCAGCTGGATCACGAGACTGAAATTGTTGACTCATTGA